CCTTGTTCAATGCCTCCAGTGCAGTTCTTCCCAGCGCCAATGCCTCACCGATGCTGCGCATCTGTGTTCCCAAGGCAGAGATGGGAAGTGGAAATTTCTCCAGCTCAAAACGTGGGACCTTTACCGCACAGTAATCGAGTACCGGCTCAAAGCAGGATACTGATTGGCCGGTTATTTCGTTGACCACCTCATCAAGGGTATAGCCGACCGCCAACTTGGCAGAGCAGCGGGCTATAGGGAAGCCTGTTGCCTTGCTTGCAAGGGCTGAGGAACGGGAGACACGGGGGTTCATCTCTATGACCACCATCCTTCCTGTTTCGGGGTGTACTGCGAACTGGACATTGCTTCCACCACAGTCGACCCCGATTGCACGCAGAATGGCAATTGAAGCGTCCCTCATCTTCTGGTAGCTTCTCTCGTCGAGGGTCTGGATGGGGGCGATGGTGATGCTGTCTCCGGTATGGACTCCCATTGGGTCAACATTCTCGATGGAACAGACGATAATTGCATTATCCTTCTTGTCACGCATCACCTCCATTTCGAACTCTTTCCAACCGATGAGCGATTCCTCAATGAGGACTTCGTGGGTTGGGCTGGTTTCCATGGCGTGCTCAAGTAATGAGGGGTACTCTTCCCTGTTGTAGGCGATGGATCCTCCCATACCTCCCAGCGTGTAGGAGGGCCGGATGATCAGGGGGAAGGGGAAATCCTCAAGGAGTCCCATTCCCTCCTCCAGGTTGTGGACGATTGAGCTCTTTGCACTTTCCAAGCCCAAACCTTCGATAACTTTTTTGAAAGCTCCACGATCCTCCGCGAGCTTGATGGATGCGATGGAAGAGCCAATGACCTGAACCCCATACTGTTCGAGCAACCCTGACTCATCAAGCTCGAGTGCCAGATTGAGACCACTTTGCCCTCCCATGGTAGTGAGGATGGCATCTGGGCGTTCCCTTTGGAAAATCTGTTCTACATACTCAACTCTCAATGGATCTAGGTAAATGTGGTCTGCCATGCCGGGAGTCGTCATGACGGTTGCCGGATTGGGGTTGAGAAGAATGACCTCATATCCTTCCTCTTTCAAAGCCTTCACCGCTTGTGTGCCACTATAGTCGAACTCGCAGGCTTGCCCGATGACAATAGGGCCGCTGCCGATAACCAGGATTCTTTTAATATCACGTCTTGCACTCATACGTTTGCCTCCTTGGCTTCCAGGATGAACCGGTCAAAAATCCAGGTTGCGTCATGAGGGCCTGGAGATGCTTCTGGGTGAAACTGGACACAGCTGACTCGCTTGTCTGTGCAGAACAGTCCTTCAATGGAGTTGTCATTTGCATTCCTGAACCATACTGTTGCAGAAGGGGGCAGTGTCTTCGTCTCACTGGCGTAACTGTGGTTCTGGCTCGTGACAAAGCAGGCTCCGGTTTGGGTATCCACCACAGGGTGGTTACCCCCATGGTGACCATATTTCATTTTCTTCGTGCTTCCTCCCAATGCCCAGGTGATCAACTGATGTCCGAGGCAGATACCAAAGACGGGAAAGCCTGTTTCTATGACCTGTTTGGTCATGGAGACAACGTCCTGTAATCGTTCGGGGTCTCCTGGTCCGTTTGAGAGCAGCATTGCACTACATCCTGAGCGGAGAATATCCTCAGAGAGTACAGTAGGCGGAAAGAGGGTGACTGCCACACCGCGACGATACAGCTCGGTGACAATTGACCGCTTGATCCCAAAATCCACTACTGCAAATCGTAGTGAAGCATCCTTTGGTGCCCCAGAGAGAGGGTCCTTGACCACATGTTTGGTACTTACCCCTTCGATAAGATCGAGCTCACTGACTGATGGATAAGCTCTCACCAAGGAGAGGGCATGTTCATGTTCTGAACGTGAAAGTATCTTGCCTTCAGTACTGAATATGATTGCCCTCTGGGCTCCCTTGTTTCGTATATGGATGGTTAATGCACGAGTATCCACCCCACATAGGCCGACAATTCGGTGTGTGAGCAGATAATCATGTAAAGAGACCCTCTTTGGTGGAAGAGGGCCTGTATACACAGAATGAACAATCAATGCTGTACAGCTGATGGGCTTGGGTAACCCCAGATGCTCCTCAAAAGGAGCTTCGCACCCATAGTTTCCAATATGGGGGTAGGTCATTACGACCATTTGTCCGTGGTAGGAAGGATCAGTGAGGATTTCTTGGTAGCCACACATGCTGGTGTTGAAGACCACCTCTGCCATGGGAGCCTGTTTGCCAAGCAAGGGCGCCGGTGATCCAAATCCAGTTGCGGTGAATACGGTTCCGTCCTCGAGAAGAAGAAAGCTTGTGTTCATAGGTTCTCCATCAGTTCAAATTGTAGGGATAATACCGGATACTGGAAATTTATGCAACAGTATCTGTATGTTTATGCAACAAAATCCTGATTGATTATAAAATATGCAACACAATAAGGACAATATGTCGTAATATTGTTGTTATTTCTTCCCGATACTAAATTTTTCTGGATTGAATGCATCACTTCCAAGCCAGAGATCAATCCTCAGCCCACTATCGGAATTATCAACATCTGCATGTTTGATCTGCCATCCGATGAGCTTCAGCCGGGAGTCCCAGGTCACATCATGTCCTGCCATCAACCCATAGTACTCGGCAAGTTCAGGCCGCTCTTGTTTTGGATGCAGGGCCTTGTTGATGTTTTTGAGTTCCTCGTCGCTTCTTTTCTTATCATCAAAGAAGGTCAAATGAGCTCCATCCTCTTCCTGATGGAGAGAGACCACTAAGCGAAGCGGATTACCGTCCAGAAGGAAGTTTGTAACCTCCCCAATCAATCGTCCTAGTAGTTCCTTGCGTTTCATTGTATGAAATCCTCCTCGGGGCGGTTGGTTTTGTACCACTGTAAGATTGCAACAAATAAGCTTGCCGTCAGCCCTCCGGCAAAGCCATTGTTATACAGATCAAGTCCTCCATGCCAGGAGGCTGTTACTTCTACCATCACCAGATGCAGGAATCCAGCAAGCAAACCTGCTATGAATCCAAACTGGCCAGCTATTGGAGCCAGGGTGGTGGCGAAGAGTGTTGCCAAGAGGGGGCCTGGAGCAACGAGAGACTTACCGAACAGAAGTGTGGAGAGGATAACTCCCAACACAACAGGAAAGGTGTTTTTCAAGGTTTTTCCAAACCCTCCGAAGGCGATGATGGTAAACAAGGCACCAATGGTTGGCCCATTGATAGGCGCCCCAATGAGAATCAGATACGCCCAGAAGACCAATCCAAGCAACCCAATGTTCAAGAGTGTACCAGAGGTGTATCCGGTATCAAAAAAATCATAGGGGAGACGTCCAGAAAGCTTTTGCACTTCCAGCAACCCTTGGAAACCCTGCTTTGGTTTTTCAATGAAGAAGGCGGTCACTATTAATAATAGGGAGAACATGGGTATTACCAGGAAGAGTGGGAGAGAGAACTCCTCACTCCAGGTAATGGCCAATGGTTCCATTTGCCCCGCTGCAATGAGTAGGTTGGATGCAAACAGACCGATGAACCCACAACTGAAACCTACGTTGTACAGATTATAGCCTTGATGGAGTTGCAACATGGATCCTGCTACAGCAGGAAGGATAAAGCCGGCAGCAAGGCCTGCTACAATTCCCAATGGAATGGAGAGAGGCAAGGGCAAGTCGGTTGAGAACATCAGAAAGGTTACCAGAGGGCCAAGAGCTGTGCCAAAGAGGGCAATCAGGCTGTAGGAGCCGAAGGTCTTACGCGCAAGCTTGCTTGCAAGCCAGACTCCCGCTATGAGGGGGATGCTGTTGAGCAATGTATTGCCGAAGAAGGAGAAACCCATCATGGTCAATATTGCTGAAATGGTTGGCCCAGAAAGACTGACTGATGCATTGAAGATAAGCACCATTGCCAGCAGTCCTACCGTGGCTGCATTGAACATGGCAGTTCCTACTCCATGCAACGTGAAGTCGCTGATCAGGCGAGCTGCTTGGGTCTGTAGTCGCAGGGTATTCTGTAAGACAGTGAGCGGACCCTCAAGTATCATGGCTATGAGCATGAGGGAGCAGATAAGTACAATGAGTAGAGCATAGAGGATGCGTTCACTTCGTTCCACGGTGCCTCCTTGATAGCAGTATGCTACCTATAGATTCGGGAGAATAGCAAGTAAGCAATCCAAGAAAGTAAGAGGAAACAAGAGGGGCTGCCACCTTCATGGCAGCAGCCCGATGAAATAGACCTGATTTAACGGTTGATGTCAGCTCCAGCAATATCGCTGAAGCGAAGGTTTCCAAGGCTTGGCGATGATTGATCCAAGATCGAGATTCCGTCTCCGGCGCTATAGCGTATCTCCCCATCCTTGAAGAGTGGAGCCGCATTGCCTAGTGTTATGATTGCCGCACTTTTCCAGACGCCACCAACAACAGATTGCTGACCTGCATACTTGATGCTACCAGAGTCAATGGTACCGCTGGATCCAGAATTGTAGACAATACCAACCCAATCTCCTGCTGCAGGTTTTGTTGCCTCCCCGTCAGCATTCGTATCACCTCCAAGGTCATCCTTGTAACTGGTGATAATGGATGGGGTGCCACCAGTTCCTTCGATGTTTAACGTGCCATCGTTGGATATGAGGCTTGCCCCTTCCATCTTCAGGATGCCAAGAATATTGACTTTCGCACCGCGTCTGATTGTCATGTTGCCCGAAACCACAGGGAGGAAGTCCTCAGAGATGATATTCACGGTCAAACCGGAAGGTACCTCCTTTGCATCGATTTTGATCCCCTCATGGACAATATCCTTGTAGATGTTGCTGCTCAGCGAGTTGTCCATTGCTGAGTAATCAGCAATGCGCAATACCCAATCGGTATCGCTCAGGGTACTCAATGAAACTGATAATGAACCATTCCCAAAGGTCTGGAGAGCGGTGTTGCTGCTGTTTGCTATGCTACTCTTGGTCAGAGTCATACTTGCATTCTCACCCACAACAATTGATCCTTCTCTCCAGCCTCCTCCTGCAACTCTCTGTGATCCTGCATAGAAGATACGAGCATATGCAAGCTCTCCTTCTCCCTCTCCAACGAAGGTTAATCCAACCCAGGATCCCTTATCTGGTTTGGTTGTCTCTCCATCTCCATTGCTGTCCCCAACAATATCGTGATGATAACTGGTGAAGGTAATAGGAGCCTCTTCAGTTCCTTTGCCGATAAGTGTTCCCTCGACGATTAACTGGTTACCGTTTCTAAATTTGAGCGTGGATCCTGCCTCAATTGTGAGTTCTGCTCCCTGTTTGATACTCAAGGAATCAAGAATATAGGGAAGGTTGTCCCAGTTCTGCAAGGTTACAGAAGTATTACTCTTCAGTTCACGGATGGATAGCTCTGCGGCAGTCCTTTCCATATCGATATAGGAGTTATCCCCTAATCTTGTGGCAAGAGCACCGGCACTTTGCACTATTACAGGAACCGAGGATCCTTTGAAGGTGTTTTGGGTAATACTTGCCTTGGCGTTATCAAAAAGGGTGACGGCGCACTTCGCGCTCTGGAGGATTTCACTATTCCTGATTACAGGATTCGCAGTTCCTCCGATCAAGAGAGCTCCCTCACGCCAACCTCCAGAGGCAACACGCTGACTTCCAGCATAGCGAATACTCACATAATCCAGTGTTCCTCCTGCTTTCCCTTCATAGAGGATTCCTCCCCAGATACCTGCAGAGGGTACACTGTTATTTCCGTCATTGTTGGTATCAAAACCTACATCATCATAGTAGCTGGTGAAGATGACTGGGTGAGCATCTTGTCCACTCGCATTCAGTGTGCCTCGCACAATCATCTGGCTATCTCGTGCGAACTTCAGCGAGGTAAACTGTTCTATATCCAACGTTGCTCCAGCTTCAATCGTGAAGCTTCCTGAAAAGATATAGGGGAGATTGTTCACGTACCTGAGTGTGGCATATGAGTCTTTTGCAAGGACCTTTTCTTGTACCCGTATCCCATATTCACTCAGATTCAAGAATCTGTTCCCTGTCATGCTTTGTGGTATGGCAGTGAGGTTGTAGAGGTTCAAGGGAAGGGAAAGGTTGGTGAATGTGGTACTGGTGATGTTTGCCTTAGCTTGTTTTCCCAGACCTATACCACCTCCATTTCCATGAGCAATTTCACTGTCGCTGATAGTTACCTGAGCGTTGTCGGATGCAATGATGGACTCAGTTCTCCATGCACCCTGTACTACATTTTGTTGTCCTGCGCCAATGATGCGGGTACTCTGGAGTGTTGCAACACTATCCCCTAGTAAGTATAGGCCTCCCCATGATCCAGGCTCAGAGGAGTTCTCTCCAACAAAAACGACCTCAGAACCAGGCTTACCTTGAGTCTCCAGGTTTCCATTTATTTGCAGGAAACTTCCCGGTGCCACTCGGATTACTACTCCCTCTTCAATAACCAAGGAAGCACCACTTGATACAGTTACTCCACCTTTTAGAAGGTATGGGCTGTTTTCTTTCGTAAGTACTCCGCTGATTGAGCCAGAGAGGAGATTCTTTGCTTCTTCGGATGTGTCCTTGAAAGGAGACATCTCCCGTGCAGTAACCTCAGGATTCTCAGGATCTGCAAAGGAAACAGTAGCTGTGCTGGAGGCTTCCTCTATCTCTCCAAATTGTACAGGTGTTGGCATAGGTACCGGTTCTGTTGCAGGGGGAGGTGTGATATCTTCCTGAACTCTCTGGAGTAGGAAGTCGGCCTTTGTGCCGATATGTTTCTCATCAAAGGCTCCGATGCCAACCAAGTATGACTCTCCTCCCACCAGTGTTGTGCTGAGACGATCCAACACCTCATCACCGACAATATTGAGAGCGAGTGGTTCCTCTTCATCCATACTGAACAAAGCCATATAGAGAGAGATATCCGCATGGTCAAGATTGATGAATTCGTAGGTACCTGTGGTTTCTACTGGAATCTCGAATACGAAGGTCTCTGCAATGGTTCCTGAGAACGGCTTTTCTGGGTTCTCAATATAGATTGCACTGGGTTTTTCTTCAGTGGGGAGAGGATCCTCTAGGACCCGTCTGAGTTGGAATTGGGCCTTGCTGCCTTCACTTCCGCCCAAGCCTCCTATTCCCACCAGATAGGTCTTCCCTCCTTCAAGAAAATAGGTAAATCTGTCTTGCGGATTATCCCCGATTACATTCTCTATGAGGGCCTCATCTTGGCCGACTTCCATGCTGAAGAGAGCCATATAGAGCAGGACCTCTGGGTGACTGAGATTGATGAAATCGTAGATTCCCGATTGAGCAACGGGAATTTCAAAGACCAAGTCATCAGTCACAGTGGCAGAGAACTGCTGCTCTGGGTTCGGAATATACATTGCAGGACTTTCCATCGGTTCTGGTGCAGGGATGTCTACTGTTGGTTTTTCTTCAGGTTGCGGGACAATTTTCTTGGTAGCAGGTTCTTCTGCCGGTTTCGTCAAGACAGGTTCAACACTCGTTGGGCCTGAGACCTGTTTGAGCTGGAAATAGCCATAACGACCGAGTAGGTTGTCCGCCAAGGTTCCGATACCTACCAGGTAGGATTCACCGGCTTCAAGATAAGCGGAAACTCTATCCAGGGGTTTGTCCCCAATAATATTCTCAGCGATGATATCTTTCTTGTCGAGATTTTTACTGTAGAGACCCATGTAGAGGAGAATATCTGGGTGTTCCATGTTGATGAATTCATAGTGCCCGGATCTAGAGATGGGTATTTCCAGTATTAATGGGTCGGAGATCTTAACCGTGAAAACTTGTTCTGGGTTAGATACAAGCGCAACCCCTTGTTCATTGGTGTAGTATTGCGGAAAAAGCGGTGTTTCCAGAATAGCAAGTACTGTCTCACATCCAGTTAGGCTTACGATAAGCATGATGAACAGTGCAAGCAACAAAATTGGTTTCTGTTTTGTTCCCATGAGTTCTCCTCCAATTGTGATGATGGTTCCATGGTACCTTAGGAAGAGTCTCGATAAAAGGAAAATACGTTATATTGCCAAAAGAAATAGGCAGAGCTTTCTACACTCTGCCTATGTGTATTTATAATGGAGAGATTAATATAACAAATCGATTTCCCCGCTTACCGATGAAAGTCTTACTAGGTTGCTTGCCTCTCCTGTCTGGAGGCTGGCTTCCTTTCCAGTTTGTCGTTCATCGTTGAACTCTATTGAACCACTGACCGTTGACGCTGTCACCTTGAGGTTCTCACTTGACCGTAGATTCAATTCAATTGCTCCGCTGGTAGTCTTGGCCTCAACAGAGCTCCCTTCAGGAAGGCGAACTTCTCCCTCTATCCTGGAACTCACTGTCTTGAGGGTGGTCTTGGCTCCTGAAATCTGTTGGACTTCCACTGTACCGCTCGTTGATGAGAGCGTTACATCTCCGTCAGAGGAGGCTTCTTTTCCAGAGATGTCCCCACTGACGGTACGCAACTCCAGATTGTCAGATGCCCTGAGAGTGAGAAAGTCAACCTCGCCACTTACCCCAGAAACCTTCGTCGAATTGGTTTTCATGGGGTGCATCAAGGTGATGTCCCCACTGGTGGAAGTGACTTCCAAGCGTCCCAAGTCCTCACTGGGGAGTGTGATCATCAAGGGAGAAGGATTGTAGGAGAAGAAACGGATGAACCAACGTTTGATCGGGCTGACTGAAACAGTTACCAAGGAACCTTGTTTTGAAACCTTGAGCTCTTCATTGTCATGCTTTCCAAGAGAAATACTGGCTTGTCTCACTCCTTCATCAACCTCAATAATAATGTCATTGCTGATGGTTGATACCTCGAGGGAGTCTCCTTCCTGGAAGTCTATCTGCTGGTCCCTGCGCTGCTCGATACCCCGCTTCTCCCATCCCTTGTAGAGGGAGAAGGAGAGAGCGAGTATGAGCACCAGGATGATCAGGAAGATTTTATTTGCGTTGGTGTCCTTCAGCATATCAGTTCCCTTGGTGGAATCGGTCGTCCCAGTCACGTTCCTTGTTGAACATCTCACTTTCCATTTTTTCCACTTTGCGCTTGAGACGTTCATACTCAGCCTTCAGTTCCTCTTCACTCGAATCTGGTGCATTGTTTGTATAGATGGTCGAGTCATAAGAGCCTTCAGGATTCATCGGTATTATGAGCGCAGCAAGCAGGTAGATGAGTGCTCCTGGAAAGATGCCCGTTGCCAATACCACAAGAAATACAATCAGGCGGACCGGGTCAGCGGGAAGGTCCCTCCACTCGGCAAGGCCGGTGCAAACCCCGAAAATTTTTCCCCGAGGGGATCTGTACAATCGTTTGGTAGCCATAGTAGTCATTCCTTTCATTCCTTATCTTCAAAGCCTTCAGATGAGTTTTTCCGGCTCTTTGTAATCGTCTCAAGGTTGGCAAGCCGCTCCTGCAGCTCATCAATTCCTTTTCTTAGTTCCGCCCTATTGGTTCCCTGTCGCCATTCGGTGAAGCTGGCTTCAGAGGCAGTCCCCTTCTTTCGCTTTTTGTACTTTGTGTCGCTATAGGTCCCTGGTGGGTACCCCATCTCCATTTCTCGCATCCGAAGGGCTGCATCTATCTTTTTCTTTCTCAGACTGTAGCGATGATCAAGGGTAGATACGACGATAATGAAGGTAAAAATAACTGTTAAGATCCAAATTGCTTCCATGCCTTACCCCTTTGCTCACAGGCCGGCGCGTTTGCGCAATTCCTCGATCTCAGCATCGATGTCATCCATCTCCTCGAGGTCTCGGAATTTCTCGTCCAAGGTAGAGCCACTGCGGTTCAGGTCATTGTCAGCCTGCATACGGTCTATCTTCTCTTCCATATCATTGAAGCGGTGAAGAGTGTTTCCCTCGCTTGCACGTCTCAGGGTTTCTTGGGCAGCCTGTTCTTCTCTGGCCCGTTTTGCCCTCTCAACCATCATCTGGTACTTCTGCTTCACGGTGGATAGCTTGTCCTCAATCTGGTTGATCTCACTCTTTGCAGTTTTGATTACCTCGTC
This sequence is a window from uncultured Sphaerochaeta sp.. Protein-coding genes within it:
- the carA gene encoding glutamine-hydrolyzing carbamoyl-phosphate synthase small subunit; translation: MNTSFLLLEDGTVFTATGFGSPAPLLGKQAPMAEVVFNTSMCGYQEILTDPSYHGQMVVMTYPHIGNYGCEAPFEEHLGLPKPISCTALIVHSVYTGPLPPKRVSLHDYLLTHRIVGLCGVDTRALTIHIRNKGAQRAIIFSTEGKILSRSEHEHALSLVRAYPSVSELDLIEGVSTKHVVKDPLSGAPKDASLRFAVVDFGIKRSIVTELYRRGVAVTLFPPTVLSEDILRSGCSAMLLSNGPGDPERLQDVVSMTKQVIETGFPVFGICLGHQLITWALGGSTKKMKYGHHGGNHPVVDTQTGACFVTSQNHSYASETKTLPPSATVWFRNANDNSIEGLFCTDKRVSCVQFHPEASPGPHDATWIFDRFILEAKEANV
- a CDS encoding DUF1576 domain-containing protein, which encodes MERSERILYALLIVLICSLMLIAMILEGPLTVLQNTLRLQTQAARLISDFTLHGVGTAMFNAATVGLLAMVLIFNASVSLSGPTISAILTMMGFSFFGNTLLNSIPLIAGVWLASKLARKTFGSYSLIALFGTALGPLVTFLMFSTDLPLPLSIPLGIVAGLAAGFILPAVAGSMLQLHQGYNLYNVGFSCGFIGLFASNLLIAAGQMEPLAITWSEEFSLPLFLVIPMFSLLLIVTAFFIEKPKQGFQGLLEVQKLSGRLPYDFFDTGYTSGTLLNIGLLGLVFWAYLILIGAPINGPTIGALFTIIAFGGFGKTLKNTFPVVLGVILSTLLFGKSLVAPGPLLATLFATTLAPIAGQFGFIAGLLAGFLHLVMVEVTASWHGGLDLYNNGFAGGLTASLFVAILQWYKTNRPEEDFIQ
- a CDS encoding DUF4097 family beta strand repeat-containing protein; translation: MTGTTDSTKGTDMLKDTNANKIFLIILVLILALSFSLYKGWEKRGIEQRRDQQIDFQEGDSLEVSTISNDIIIEVDEGVRQASISLGKHDNEELKVSKQGSLVTVSVSPIKRWFIRFFSYNPSPLMITLPSEDLGRLEVTSTSGDITLMHPMKTNSTKVSGVSGEVDFLTLRASDNLELRTVSGDISGKEASSDGDVTLSSTSGTVEVQQISGAKTTLKTVSSRIEGEVRLPEGSSVEAKTTSGAIELNLRSSENLKVTASTVSGSIEFNDERQTGKEASLQTGEASNLVRLSSVSGEIDLLY
- a CDS encoding PspC domain-containing protein, translated to MATKRLYRSPRGKIFGVCTGLAEWRDLPADPVRLIVFLVVLATGIFPGALIYLLAALIIPMNPEGSYDSTIYTNNAPDSSEEELKAEYERLKRKVEKMESEMFNKERDWDDRFHQGN